DNA sequence from the Vicinamibacterales bacterium genome:
TGCCCGCGCCGTGATCGACGCCGGCGCCGACGTCTTCGTGGGCCACGGACCGCACGTGCTCCGCGGCGTCGAGATCTACAAGGGCAAGCCGATCCTCTACAGCCTGTCGAACTTCATCTTCCAGAACGAGACGCTGCTGCGGATGCCCGCCGACAGCTACGAGCAGTACTCGCTGGGAGACGAGGCGCAGGCGTCCGACTACCTGGACGCGCGCTACGACAAGGATCGCCGCAGCTTCCCGGCCGATCGTGACTATTGGGATTCGGTGTTGGCGACGACGAAGTGGGACGGCGGCAAGTTCGTCGAGCTGCAACTGCAGCCCATCACGCTGGGCTACCAGACCTCGCGCGCGGAGCGCGGGCGCCCGAAGCTGGCCACGGGCGCGGATGCGGCGAGAATCCTGGAAGCGCTGACGACGCGCTCGAAGGCGTTTGGCGCGACGGTGACGGTGAGGAACGGCGTCGGGATCGTGACCCCGACGCCGTGATGCGATGAGGAGCTAGAGCGCTTTCAGCAGCGCGCCGACCTTGTTCGTGGCTTCCCACGTCAGGTCCTTGTCGTTCTTGCCGAAGTGCCCGTAGTTGGTGGTCTTCGAGTAGATCGGCCGGCGCAGGTTCAGCTGGTCGATGATCTCCGACGGCTGGAAGTTGAACACGCGGTTGATGGCGCGAATGATCTTCGCGTCAGACACCGTGGCGGTGCCGAACGTCTCCACGTGCACGCTCACCGGATCGGGATGACCGATGGCGTAGGCGAACTGCACTTCGCACTTCGCCGCCAGCTTCGCGGCGACGACGTTCTTCGCCACCCAGCGGGCCATGTAGGCCGCGCTGCGGTCCACCTTGGTCGCGTCCTTGCCCGAGAACGCGCCGCCGCCGTGACGGCCCATGCCGCCGTATGTGTCGACGATGATCTTGCGGCCGGTGAGGCCGGTGTCGCCCTGCGGCCCGCCGACGACGAAGCGGCCGGTCGGGTTGATCAGGAACTCGGTCGCGCTGGTCAGCAGCCGCGCCGGCAGCACCTTCTTGATCACTTCCTCGATGCAGAACTTCTCGATGTCACTGTGCTGGGCGTCGGCGGCGTGCTGCGTGGAGATCACGACGTTGGAGATGCCGACCGGCTTGCCGTTGTCGTAGATCACCGAGACCTGCGACTTGGCGTCGGGGCGCAGCCACGGGCACTTGCCCTGCTTGCGGATCTTGGTGAGCTCCCGCCCGAGGCGGTGGGCGAACATGATCGGCGCCGGCATCAGCTCGGGCGTCTCGTTGCTGGCGTACCCGAACATCAGGCCCTGGTCGCCGGCGCCCTGCTTGGAGGTCTTCTTGCCCTTGGCCTTGCGGGCATCCACGCCCTGGGCGATGTCGGGCGACTGCTGCGTCACGAGCACGTTCACGAACACCCGGTCGGCGTGAAACACGTCATCGTCGTTGACGTAGCCGATTTCGCGGATGGTGTCCCGCACGATCTTGACGAAGTCGAGCTTGGCCTTGGTCGTGATCTCGCCGCCGACGATGACGATGTTCGACTTGACGTAGGTTTCGCAGGCGACCCGGCTGAACTTGTCCTGCGCCAGGCAGGCGTCGAGGACCGCGTCCGAAATCGTGTCGGCGACCTTGTCGGGGTGGCCCTCGCCGACCGACTCCGAAGAAAAGATGTAACGGTTACCCATTCACACTCCAAAAAAAAAGACCCGCGACGGTCGCGGGCCTGCCTCGCGACTTAGATAGAAATCACGTCAGCCGTCGTAAGGGCGCACTTTCAGTGCGCCCGGTATGGCATGACGAGGTGCGGCCCATCAAGTCGAGGAAATCGCCGCACAAACGACCCTTCAGTATCACCTTGCCGGCGCGACACTGTCAAACCAGTCGCGTCACGCCGCCCGGTTACTTTTTGTGGGTCTCGATGTAGTCGAGGGCGAACTTCTCGAGCGCGGGGTTGCCCAGGCCGATCAGTCTCGCTTCGGCGGTGGCCTTCTCGACGGTCCAGCCGTCCTGCAGCACGCGCTTGGTGAGCCACACGGCGCCAACGCGGGTGGCCGAGGCGCAGTGGACGAACACCGGCTGGTTCGACTTGTCGGCGATCGTCGCCAGGAACTGATCGACCACCTTGGGGTCCGGCTGCTGACCGTTGAAGGGGATGCTGATGTACTTCAGCCCGACCTCCTTGGCGCGCGCCGCGTTCTCCTCGAGGTTGGCGCCCTTCTCGGTTGGCATGCGCAGGTTGATGACGGCCTTGAAGCCGTCTTTCGCCAGCCCTTCGAGGGCCGCGGTGTCAGTAGCGCCGCCGCACGCAACGACGGCATCGACCTTGGTGAAATTGACGATGCCGGCTCGCTCTTGTTTCGTTTGGGCCGCCAGGGTGGCGACGCCCAGGGCGAGGATAAGGGTGGTGATAAGTGAACGCATTGATCGGAGCCTCCGGGGCTGATCATATGCCGGGATCCGTCGATCCGTGGATGACCGGACCGCCGCCTGCCCTTTGCGCCACCCCCCGGGGAATCCGTAAAATTCCGCAACTTTCCGGCCCGGTTGGCCGCCAGACCGGGCACGCCCTCACGATTTCGGCCTGATTCCTGACGTCTTGCCGTTGGCCGTTTCGGCGTCAACTTTGCAGAGCCCCACGCAGGGGTACGACTCTCTCGCACTTATCTCTTCAGTCTTTCCCACGCTCACCACCCTCACCCCAGGGCGATGCACAGCGTTAGAGAGGGGATCACATGCGGTACAGGCTATCCGGACTGGTACTCGCGGCCGCCTTCCTGTTGGCCGGAGGCGTCACGACCGCCTCTGCCCAGCCGGCGCCGGCCGGAGGAACTTGGAGTGCGGCCGACTGCCAGACGTGCCACGAGACGGCCGTCGGGCCCAAGTTTGAGCGTACGAAACACGCGGGGCTCACCGAGAGCTGCGCGAGCTGCCATACGAACGTGGCCGAGCACTTCAAGGCCCAGTCGGCTGGCGAGACCGGTGGTCCCGTGCCGTCGATGAAGAAACTGACGGCGAATGAGGTTACCAAGACCTGCCTCACCTGCCACGAGAAGGCCAACCAGGCCAACTTCCAAAGTAGCGCGCACGCGCGCCGCAACGTGGCCTGCACGACCTGCC
Encoded proteins:
- the metK gene encoding methionine adenosyltransferase, producing the protein MGNRYIFSSESVGEGHPDKVADTISDAVLDACLAQDKFSRVACETYVKSNIVIVGGEITTKAKLDFVKIVRDTIREIGYVNDDDVFHADRVFVNVLVTQQSPDIAQGVDARKAKGKKTSKQGAGDQGLMFGYASNETPELMPAPIMFAHRLGRELTKIRKQGKCPWLRPDAKSQVSVIYDNGKPVGISNVVISTQHAADAQHSDIEKFCIEEVIKKVLPARLLTSATEFLINPTGRFVVGGPQGDTGLTGRKIIVDTYGGMGRHGGGAFSGKDATKVDRSAAYMARWVAKNVVAAKLAAKCEVQFAYAIGHPDPVSVHVETFGTATVSDAKIIRAINRVFNFQPSEIIDQLNLRRPIYSKTTNYGHFGKNDKDLTWEATNKVGALLKAL
- a CDS encoding sulfur transferase domain-containing protein is translated as MRSLITTLILALGVATLAAQTKQERAGIVNFTKVDAVVACGGATDTAALEGLAKDGFKAVINLRMPTEKGANLEENAARAKEVGLKYISIPFNGQQPDPKVVDQFLATIADKSNQPVFVHCASATRVGAVWLTKRVLQDGWTVEKATAEARLIGLGNPALEKFALDYIETHKK